The following nucleotide sequence is from Carnobacterium viridans.
GGTTTACTTAATGAACTACCTTGAAGATGGGGAATGTCACTCTCAAATAATCTAGCAGAGCGCAGCATTCGTCCATTCGTAGTTGGTCGTAAAGCTTGGAATTTTTCTACCAGTACCAAAGGTGCAACAGCGAGTGGTGGTGTTTATAGTTTAATCCAAACGGCAAAACTAAATTGGTTAAATCCGTATAAGTATCTTCATTACTTATTTGAAGAACTGCCTGATACACATTTAAGAATACCCTGAATTACTTCAAGCGCTATTGCCATGGAGTGTGGAAGTTCAAGAAGATTACAGATAACCCTCACTATAATAAAACATTATAGCAAGGGTTATTTGTCATAGCTAGATACCGTTTCATTTGCGCTTACGATTATCCTATTGATAATCCAAGTATCTCCTTTTAACTGAAACAAGCCAAGATAGGGATGATCAAGAATAAAAAATAGCATCTAAAAGACTATCTAGTTGAGCTTTCCCACTAGTTGGTCTCTTAGGTACTATCTCTATTTTTTATAAAGCGATTTGTGTTCCAACTCCAAGTTTTTTAGCTTTTACAAGAATCTTTTCAGCTGTCACAACATCCAATACCGCTGTTCCAACCGTTTTAAAAACAGTTATGTCTTCTTCATTTTCACGACCTAAAATTTTACCTAACATCACTTCACCAAGATCTCCTTGGTAGTGACTTCTTTCTACTAAACCTTTTTTTAACGGAGTAATGATATCGCCAGCTTCTGCCAGAACACCTTCCATTGTAATCGAAGATAACTTTATCTGCACGAACAATGATTTCGCTTGGTAATTCGTGCATTTCAGGAGTATACGCTCCAACACCATTAACATGAGCACCATTTTTTTACATGTTCTCCAGAAAATGTTGCACGTCTAGATGTTGTCACAGAAGTAATAATATCTGCGCCTTTAACCGCTTCTTCTGAATTGTCTACTGCAATTAATTTCGTATTAAAATGTGCAAATTGTTCTGACATCTCTTTTTACAAATTGTTCACAACGCTCTTTGTCAATATCTACTATCCTTACTTCGTCTAAATGAACGAACCGTTAACATCGCTTCTAGTTGAGAAATAGCTTGTCCACCCGTTCCGATTAAAGCAGCAATTTTAGCATCTTTACGAGCTAAAATATCTGTTGCCGCTCCCTGAACAGCTCCAGTGCGTAGTTGTGTTAGATAAGTGCCATCCATCATTGCTTCTACTATTCCCGTTTCAGCATTTAGTAAAACCATCGTTGCTGGCACACTTGGTAAATTCTTTTCAATATTACCAGGGTAAATCGAAACAATCTTAACTCCCAAAGCTTGGTTGTTGCCAGCGACATAGGCTGGCATATATAAGCTTTGCCCGCCATGTTCAGGAACATCAATATTTGTACGCAACGGAACTGTGCTTTTCCCTTGTGAGAAAAGACGTAAAGCTTCTTTATCTGCTTGAATAGCTTCCTCCATTGTAAAAACAGTTTGCATTTCTTTTTTCGTCAATACAATCATTCTTCTCTCTCCTTCTTAAAACTTATTTCAGATACCTTTTAACCACAATCTCTTTGAACTTATTTTTTTATTTCTTTTGTATCTTTTAGTTAGCACTATCTGTTAAGTCCATTTTAGATTTACGCATTTCTAAAACCATAAGTAACAGCTGTATAAAGCAAAATCACAATAACCAACCATTGAAGCATACCAACGTTTAATGATTTAACAAAGTAAACGGCTGTCAATACACCTAGTACTCCAAATGTAGAGGTAAATAACGTGATTTTACGACTATACTCACCAAATTTAACGAATTGCATACTTCCGATTGGAACTGAGAATGTTGCTGCTCCATCATGATGGGGAAAGCTACTGCTGGATTCATGCCTAAAGCATAAACCGTAGCCATTGTTAGCGCATATGAACCAATACCAATATTGTTTAATGCACCATAAGCAAATAATAAAACACCGGCTGTTACTAATTTTAGACCATATAATTCAGTTGCCGTTCCATTGGAAGGAATTAAATTGAATTTTCCAGCTAAAATTAACAATGCAGCAATAGTCAAACCGATTGAAATAAATTGTTTAATTGTTTTTCTGGTAATTTCACAAACAAAACGTGGTCCTACATATGCTCCAATGACTTGACTGATAATACAAACAGCTAATGTTTTAAGACCAACATCAATCGATGTGATATATAATAGGGCCATTGCCGCTACTGGAATAACACATTGTGCATTTAATGTTCCTGGTAGTTTCTTTAGAGGCACCCATTTCAACTTTCGATACAAGACTGTTCCAATAGCAAAATCTGATACGCCAAAAGTGGAAAGTAAAAACGTGAAGAATGAAGTAAATGGAAGTGCCAATGTACTAGCAGGTTCAGTCATAATTTCATTTTTATGCTTTACCAAATCTTTCACAAAAGAAAATACAAAAAATAAGTTCACAATCACAATCAAAGATAATAATACCCTAGTCATCATAGTTTCCTCCAACAATTTTTTTAGTTTTTATAAATATTTCTAACATCCATTAAATCTTTTCCAAATACTTCTTTTGCCGGATCTTCTAGTTGTTTAATCATGCGTAAATTATAGGCATCATGGATAATGTACTCTTTGGCTAATTTAACCATCGAATGATTTCTTGTCCAGATAACATCTGGCTGATCTGTTGGTAATGTCCCATACACTACTTCTTTTGAATCTGCTACTAAGCTAATCCAACGACTGCCATAATCTTTTAATTTGTCTTCTTCAAAGCCATGTTTATAAAAACGAGTAAATGGTAATTCATATCGCTGTTCTTGACTAAATAAAATAACAATGAAATTCTCTAATCGCTGTTCAGCTTTGGTGAGCAAATCTACCATTTCTATTGTTAAATCTTCTTCCCAAACTTGTAGATACAAATCTTTTTTTGAACTTTCAATTAATTCATTTACTTTTTCAATCACTCGGTTGTATTCAGAAAAATTCCATAAC
It contains:
- a CDS encoding TrmB family transcriptional regulator, producing the protein MNRAIAIMKEYQFSEYETLVYIALLKKCSQTGYEVSKNSSVPRSKVYNTLNVLLKKGLVICSNTDPVRYMAQPVEKVIEQLKKKMKSDFEEIEKILGSIEETEITETLWNFSEYNRVIEKVNELIESSKKDLYLQVWEEDLTIEMVDLLTKAEQRLENFIVILFSQEQRYELPFTRFYKHGFEEDKLKDYGSRWISLVADSKEVVYGTLPTDQPDVIWTRNHSMVKLAKEYIIHDAYNLRMIKQLEDPAKEVFGKDLMDVRNIYKN